GGCGCAGCCGCGCCGGGGAATGTGGACGTGACGTGGGTACCAGTGAAAGTGTCCGGTAGCTAACCCTGAACCCTGAACTATGAACCCTGAACTATGAACTCCCAGATAAAGAGTCTTCCATTCCTTACATTTGCCCGTCCGCCCGTCTCGCCTCCTGTCTTCAATGCCGTAACGTTCTGTGCCCACGCTTCGCTCCGTTGACATCATTCAGCCCCCAGGTCAGCAGCCGATCGTCATTCCGAATGACGACTTTGAGTTGATCGATCACTGGCAGGTCGATACCACAACGGGACGTCATTGGACGCACGTCGTGCTCCGGTCGGCGCAGACAGAGGCGTTTACCGATTGGGTGAACAACCACGTCGGGGAGGATGTGCGGATCGTCTGGTCTGCCGTCGAGGCGACCCATCCGCGAATCGACATGGAGAACAACGACAACGGCGATGGAAACGAAGATAACGGAACGACGAGTCGCATTGACCGCGAGGAGTTGTATCAGTACGCTCGTGAGTCCGTCGGCGTGAGCGCCGTTTTCCTTGCTATGGTCGTTTTGTCAACGGTGGTGGCGGCGGGAGGGATGCTGCGCAATAACGTCGCCGTCGTCATCGGGGCCATGGTGATCGCGCCGCTGATCGGGCCGAATATCGCGCTCGCCCTGGGCACGACGCTCGGCGATACGGCGCTGCTGCGTCGCGCTGTGAGCGTGAACCTTGCGGGCGTCGGGCTCGTCCTCTTCATGTCGATGCTGTTGGGGGCGGTCGTGACAATCGACGCATCGATTCCGGAGTTGGCGTCTCGAACCGACGTCCACATGTCCGATGTCGCGCTGGCGCTTGCAGCGGGTGCGGCCGGGACGCTGGCTGTGACACGCGGGGTGTCGACGGCACTCGTTGGAGTCATGGTTGCGGTGGCGCTGCTACCACCACTCGTCGCGTGCGGGCTCTTCCTCGGGTCCGGGCAGACCGCGCTCGCGGGGAGCGCCGCGGTGTTGACGATGACGAACGTCGTCTGTATCAACCTTGCCGGCGTCTCGACATTCCTCGTTCAGGGCGTTCGCCCACGACATTGGACGGAGATGGAAAAAGCGCGGGCGTCCACACGGGTCGCGATGACCCTCTGGGTCGTCATGCTACTCGCGCTCGGCGGCTTGATCTGGTTTCTTCGGTAAGGTGCAATACTGCTCGACGCTGCGACTCAGGATATCCCGGTGACGTCTACTACTGCCTCCCGAAGACGAGAGCTCGCTCCCTTTCGTAGATAGATGACAACGGTTCCTCGCTGGAAGACGGTC
The DNA window shown above is from Longibacter salinarum and carries:
- a CDS encoding TIGR00341 family protein, with the protein product MPTLRSVDIIQPPGQQPIVIPNDDFELIDHWQVDTTTGRHWTHVVLRSAQTEAFTDWVNNHVGEDVRIVWSAVEATHPRIDMENNDNGDGNEDNGTTSRIDREELYQYARESVGVSAVFLAMVVLSTVVAAGGMLRNNVAVVIGAMVIAPLIGPNIALALGTTLGDTALLRRAVSVNLAGVGLVLFMSMLLGAVVTIDASIPELASRTDVHMSDVALALAAGAAGTLAVTRGVSTALVGVMVAVALLPPLVACGLFLGSGQTALAGSAAVLTMTNVVCINLAGVSTFLVQGVRPRHWTEMEKARASTRVAMTLWVVMLLALGGLIWFLR